In Miniphocaeibacter halophilus, the following proteins share a genomic window:
- the queD gene encoding 6-carboxytetrahydropterin synthase QueD, which yields MILIKEFEFDAAHNLVHYKGKCERLHGHTYKLVVKLEGTKDKEDMIFDFVELKHLVNEKILYEFDHGYLNDFIEQPSAENIAEYIWNKLEPMVKRDNCRLYEIEVWETKTSGIVYRGE from the coding sequence ATGATATTAATAAAAGAATTTGAATTTGATGCAGCTCATAATTTAGTCCATTATAAAGGAAAATGTGAGAGACTACATGGGCATACCTATAAATTAGTAGTTAAACTTGAAGGTACTAAAGACAAAGAGGATATGATATTTGATTTTGTCGAATTAAAACACCTAGTAAATGAAAAAATATTATATGAATTTGATCATGGTTATTTAAATGACTTTATAGAGCAGCCATCTGCTGAGAATATAGCAGAATATATTTGGAATAAATTAGAACCAATGGTAAAAAGAGATAATTGTAGATTATATGAAATAGAAGTATGGGAAACAAAAACATCTGGAATTGTTTATAGAGGAGAATAA
- a CDS encoding amidohydrolase yields the protein MSKIALDYIDNKSNELKDLAMDIWKNPEVAFKEVKACNWISEYLEKEGFNVEVGKFGVPTSIRATWGEGKPVIGLLGEYDALPGMSQKVSTVKESIKDGDPGHACQHNLLAVAHLGAAIALKKEMEEKNLKGTIVFYGCPGEETLTGKGFMARGGAFKDLDVAFAWHPGTSNIVLRGVMTASNSFKFHFKGITAHAGADPQNGRSALDAVELTNVGANYLREHVTDDVRIHYVITDGGQAPNIVPDKASVWYYVRALNRETVEDTYNRLIKVANGAAMMTETNVELEYLGGCYETLNNKVLGDLLLESMNEIPAQEWSKEDIDFAKILEENKTNKEGAFETGNTENVYLFSGKPIDGKSNSFNSTDVGDVQHIIPGTMFMTATSNIGAAGHSWHNTTCAATEIGFKGMLYAAKIMADSSLKIINDPSIVDKAKEEFEKSMSGKEYNCPITDDVIFPN from the coding sequence ATGAGTAAAATAGCATTGGACTATATAGATAATAAGAGTAATGAATTAAAAGATTTAGCTATGGATATTTGGAAAAATCCAGAAGTGGCATTTAAAGAAGTCAAAGCTTGCAATTGGATTTCAGAATATTTAGAAAAAGAAGGATTCAATGTAGAGGTAGGAAAATTTGGTGTACCAACATCAATAAGAGCTACTTGGGGTGAAGGTAAACCAGTAATTGGTTTACTAGGAGAATATGATGCACTACCTGGTATGAGTCAAAAAGTTAGCACAGTAAAAGAATCTATTAAAGATGGAGATCCAGGACACGCATGTCAACACAATCTACTTGCTGTTGCACATTTAGGTGCTGCCATAGCTTTAAAAAAAGAAATGGAAGAAAAAAACTTAAAAGGCACCATTGTATTCTATGGTTGCCCTGGTGAAGAAACTCTTACCGGCAAAGGTTTCATGGCTAGAGGTGGAGCTTTTAAAGATTTAGATGTAGCTTTTGCCTGGCATCCCGGAACATCAAATATTGTTTTAAGAGGTGTAATGACTGCATCAAATTCTTTTAAATTCCATTTTAAAGGCATTACTGCTCATGCTGGTGCTGATCCACAAAATGGTAGATCTGCCCTTGATGCTGTAGAACTTACTAATGTCGGAGCAAACTACTTAAGAGAACACGTTACTGATGATGTGAGAATTCATTATGTTATTACCGATGGTGGACAAGCACCTAATATCGTTCCCGACAAGGCTTCTGTTTGGTATTATGTTAGAGCATTGAATAGAGAAACTGTAGAGGACACCTATAATAGATTAATTAAGGTTGCAAATGGTGCGGCAATGATGACTGAAACAAATGTAGAATTAGAATATTTGGGCGGTTGTTATGAAACCCTTAATAATAAAGTTCTAGGTGATTTATTGCTTGAATCTATGAACGAAATACCGGCTCAAGAATGGTCTAAGGAAGATATTGATTTTGCAAAAATTTTAGAAGAGAATAAAACTAATAAAGAAGGGGCTTTTGAAACAGGTAATACTGAAAATGTATATTTATTTAGTGGAAAACCTATTGACGGAAAATCAAATAGTTTCAATTCTACAGACGTTGGTGATGTACAACATATAATCCCGGGAACTATGTTTATGACAGCAACTTCTAATATCGGTGCGGCAGGTCATAGTTGGCATAATACAACATGTGCTGCTACAGAAATCGGTTTTAAAGGAATGTTATATGCTGCAAAAATAATGGCAGACTCATCTTTGAAAATAATAAACGATCCATCTATAGTTGATAAGGCAAAAGAAGAATTTGAAAAATCAATGAGCGGAAAAGAATATAACTGTCCGATTACTGATGATGTTATTTTTCCAAACTAA
- a CDS encoding ABC transporter ATP-binding protein, giving the protein MDKNLNALEVKNISKSFNGKQALKKLDFVIKYGEIFGFLGPSGAGKTTTIKMMTGQLEPSGGEAFILGRNAKNITAEIYGKIGLVTDNSGVYEKLTVAENMKVYCNIHNVPVSEANRLLKRVGLENDKKKPAEKLSKGMKQRLVLARALVHSPEILFLDEPTSGLDPSTSLAIHELLLEVRNSGTAIFLTTHNMEEAYKLCDNLALINEGVIVEQGKPKEIILKHNQKQSFEVMLDNNENISFQEDSPELETLFDLIRKKRVKSIHSSEPTLEDVFIKLTGRVLSNEY; this is encoded by the coding sequence ATGGACAAAAATTTAAATGCATTAGAAGTAAAAAACATATCTAAAAGCTTTAATGGAAAACAAGCTTTAAAAAAATTGGATTTCGTAATAAAGTACGGAGAAATATTTGGATTTTTAGGACCGTCAGGAGCAGGAAAAACAACTACTATTAAAATGATGACAGGACAATTAGAACCATCAGGTGGAGAGGCCTTTATACTTGGTAGAAATGCTAAGAATATTACAGCTGAAATTTACGGAAAAATTGGACTTGTAACAGATAATAGTGGAGTGTATGAAAAATTAACAGTTGCAGAAAATATGAAGGTTTATTGTAATATTCACAATGTTCCTGTATCGGAAGCAAATAGGCTGTTAAAAAGAGTTGGACTTGAAAATGACAAGAAAAAACCTGCTGAAAAATTATCAAAAGGTATGAAACAAAGACTGGTACTTGCAAGGGCCTTAGTTCATAGTCCGGAAATTTTATTTTTAGATGAGCCAACAAGTGGGTTAGATCCAAGTACATCCTTAGCAATACATGAACTGTTACTTGAAGTTAGAAATTCCGGTACAGCAATATTTTTAACTACTCATAATATGGAAGAAGCATATAAACTTTGTGACAATCTTGCCTTAATAAATGAGGGAGTAATAGTGGAACAAGGAAAACCTAAGGAAATAATATTAAAGCATAATCAAAAACAATCATTTGAAGTAATGTTGGACAATAATGAGAATATATCATTTCAAGAGGATTCACCTGAACTTGAAACTCTATTTGATTTAATAAGAAAGAAAAGAGTAAAATCAATTCATTCTTCAGAGCCAACATTAGAAGATGTATTTATTAAATTAACAGGGAGGGTATTAAGTAATGAATATTAG
- the folP gene encoding dihydropteroate synthase → MKHITLKDGRIKEFSKKMDFMGIINVTDNSFYSGSRTYNTDDAIKRAKKLIEEGATFLDIGGESTRPGSDPVDAEEEINRVCPVIKEIKKLYPEVLLSVDTYRSKTALAAIENGVDIINDISGLTFDENMVKVIAETKVPLILMHIKGKPKTMHVKPHYDNVVKEVYEFLEGQINYAYENGVEKNKIIIDLGIGFGKNAEHNIELLKNISYFDTLNLPHLLAVSRKKFIGKVLNYEDAKDRLFGTIGISVYARTKGIEIARVHDVKENLEAVRMVEEFL, encoded by the coding sequence ATGAAGCACATAACTTTAAAGGACGGAAGAATAAAAGAGTTTTCAAAAAAAATGGATTTTATGGGAATAATTAATGTAACAGATAATTCTTTCTATTCAGGTTCAAGGACCTATAATACCGATGATGCAATAAAAAGAGCCAAAAAGCTAATAGAAGAAGGAGCTACATTTTTAGATATCGGTGGAGAATCAACAAGACCTGGTTCTGATCCGGTAGATGCCGAAGAGGAGATTAATCGTGTTTGTCCAGTAATAAAAGAAATAAAAAAATTGTATCCGGAGGTACTATTGTCTGTTGACACATATAGATCAAAAACTGCCTTAGCGGCAATTGAAAATGGAGTAGACATAATAAACGATATTTCAGGACTAACCTTTGATGAAAATATGGTAAAAGTTATAGCGGAAACAAAAGTACCATTAATTTTAATGCACATAAAAGGTAAACCGAAAACAATGCATGTTAAACCCCATTACGATAATGTAGTAAAAGAGGTTTATGAATTTTTAGAAGGACAAATTAATTACGCTTATGAAAATGGTGTAGAAAAAAATAAAATTATAATTGATTTAGGTATTGGATTTGGTAAGAATGCAGAACATAACATAGAATTATTAAAAAATATATCTTATTTCGATACACTAAATTTACCACATTTATTAGCAGTTTCAAGAAAAAAATTTATAGGAAAAGTATTAAACTATGAAGATGCAAAAGATAGACTATTTGGTACAATTGGAATTTCAGTTTATGCAAGAACAAAGGGAATTGAAATAGCAAGAGTTCATGATGTAAAAGAAAATCTTGAAGCTGTAAGAATGGTTGAGGAATTTTTATGA
- a CDS encoding ABC transporter permease produces MNISIRKISAIAGLKLKIFSRNTYYIMSPFLVILLGLIFGYFFKGAIPGYSFIMTVGFNISMVGISLTAAMVAEEKEKHTLRALMTSSITGGDYLLGSALIPFLVMLITALVTPLVTQFSYSNINIPMYLLLNIIGIISMILIGFIFGIFGKSQAQVSTTTMPIILILVMLPTFSMFSEFIEKISMLTISGVLDSYLNGMIENINYALSTKDWIVLAAWVIIPAIIFIYVYRKNGIDE; encoded by the coding sequence ATGAATATTAGTATTAGAAAAATTTCTGCTATAGCAGGTTTAAAATTAAAAATATTTTCAAGAAATACTTACTATATAATGAGTCCATTTTTGGTAATATTATTAGGATTAATATTTGGATATTTTTTCAAGGGAGCAATACCGGGGTATAGTTTTATAATGACAGTAGGATTTAATATTTCTATGGTTGGAATATCCTTAACAGCTGCAATGGTTGCAGAGGAAAAGGAAAAACATACCTTAAGAGCTTTAATGACATCATCTATAACAGGTGGCGACTATTTATTAGGAAGTGCCTTAATTCCATTTTTAGTTATGTTAATAACTGCTTTAGTAACTCCTTTAGTAACACAGTTTTCCTATAGTAATATTAATATTCCTATGTATCTCTTACTAAATATAATAGGAATAATATCAATGATTTTAATAGGATTTATTTTTGGTATTTTTGGTAAAAGTCAAGCACAAGTATCTACAACGACAATGCCTATAATTCTAATATTAGTAATGTTACCAACATTTTCCATGTTCTCTGAATTTATAGAAAAAATTAGTATGCTTACAATATCGGGAGTATTGGATAGTTATTTAAATGGTATGATAGAAAATATTAATTATGCCCTGTCTACAAAAGATTGGATAGTACTTGCAGCATGGGTAATAATTCCGGCCATAATATTTATATATGTTTATAGAAAAAATGGAATAGATGAATAA
- the folE2 gene encoding GTP cyclohydrolase FolE2, whose protein sequence is MKDVQQQVDERDIYLNEVGIKDLVFPIEIKNKDGKWQTTHAKISLSVDLDPSQRGTHMSRFVDIIQKNNRIDLKHIKNILAVIQEKLGAKKSFIELEFEYFIKKEAPVSKKISYINVGVKYKAWLGDTFEFEMTVNTPATTLCPCSKEISEVSAHNQRANISITVRSNEFIWIEDLVKISEDSASSPVYALLKRPDEKYVTEYAYENPRFVEDVCREVKIQLDENKIATRYKILVESFESIHNHNAFAKIISEAMLK, encoded by the coding sequence ATGAAAGATGTCCAACAACAAGTTGATGAAAGAGATATATATTTAAATGAAGTAGGAATTAAAGATTTAGTGTTTCCTATTGAAATTAAAAACAAAGATGGAAAATGGCAAACTACTCATGCAAAAATAAGTCTTTCCGTAGACTTGGATCCTTCCCAAAGAGGGACCCATATGTCCAGATTTGTAGATATAATTCAAAAAAATAATCGAATAGATTTGAAACATATAAAGAATATACTGGCAGTAATACAGGAAAAACTAGGAGCAAAAAAGAGTTTCATAGAACTTGAATTTGAATATTTTATAAAAAAAGAAGCTCCTGTTTCAAAGAAGATTTCATATATTAATGTTGGAGTAAAATATAAGGCTTGGTTAGGTGATACCTTTGAATTTGAAATGACTGTCAATACACCTGCAACAACATTATGTCCTTGTTCAAAAGAAATTTCAGAAGTTAGTGCACACAATCAAAGAGCAAACATTTCCATAACTGTTAGGTCTAATGAATTTATTTGGATAGAAGATTTAGTAAAAATTTCTGAAGATTCTGCATCATCACCGGTATATGCACTTTTAAAAAGACCGGATGAAAAATATGTAACAGAATATGCTTATGAAAATCCTAGATTTGTTGAAGATGTTTGTAGAGAAGTCAAAATTCAATTAGATGAAAATAAAATAGCAACCAGATATAAAATATTAGTGGAAAGTTTTGAAAGCATTCATAATCATAATGCTTTTGCAAAAATAATAAGTGAGGCGATGCTTAAATGA
- the folK gene encoding 2-amino-4-hydroxy-6-hydroxymethyldihydropteridine diphosphokinase, whose product MIAFIALGSNMGDRNKYLEDAIDLINKRVGRVLKRSSILETKPYGYTEQDNFLNMAIKIDTELSPRDLLKKLLQIEAELERVRLITWGPRTIDLDIIYYGNEIIDEDDLKIPHIDLYNRDFVLKPIVEIDRDFIDPRKNKKVSELLEELNK is encoded by the coding sequence ATGATAGCATTTATTGCCTTAGGCTCAAATATGGGAGATAGGAATAAATATTTAGAAGATGCAATTGATTTAATAAATAAAAGAGTTGGTAGAGTATTAAAAAGATCTTCTATTTTAGAAACAAAGCCTTATGGCTATACAGAACAAGATAATTTTTTAAATATGGCAATAAAAATAGACACAGAACTTTCTCCAAGGGATTTATTAAAGAAATTACTTCAAATTGAAGCTGAACTTGAAAGAGTAAGACTTATAACTTGGGGGCCTAGGACTATTGATTTGGATATAATTTATTACGGTAATGAAATTATAGACGAAGATGATTTGAAAATTCCTCATATTGATTTGTATAATAGGGATTTTGTTTTAAAACCAATAGTTGAAATAGATAGGGATTTTATTGACCCTAGAAAAAACAAAAAAGTAAGTGAACTATTAGAAGAGTTAAATAAATAA
- a CDS encoding MFS transporter has product MQEKKKIFYGWWIVVGSILVTATVVPSVMATAGLYQDSVVKELGINKSTFALSSTILQGLGIFVSPFISKKLANGNMKRIQNISVVLFALVFATYGLAQSPIHLYITSFVLGILFLSSAMLPVPMMVTNWFVEKKGLAMSLAMGGIGIGGAVLGPILSYCIGNFGWRKAYFIMAGIIFIIAVPTSIFIFTKKPEDKNLKPLGYSADSTQKTKNNYNVVKLGLSTKEIFKKSFFYILLFGMICNGLINTGALQQIPPALGEMHTPAIAASILSLYSLIGVFGKLLIGWINDKFGLIAAILFGGTSFTLCFISMLFAEKTMFLYGVAVFLGLGMAIGNVLPPLITSEVFGQDKYGDIYGYVNSTVQLGLSCGTLLVASIYDVSGSYKVAWMVMAIMTVLTIVSWIYSYISSKKYRINNNTKTKEKITL; this is encoded by the coding sequence ATGCAAGAAAAGAAAAAAATCTTTTATGGTTGGTGGATAGTAGTAGGTTCTATTCTAGTAACTGCTACAGTAGTTCCTAGTGTAATGGCAACTGCAGGACTTTACCAGGATTCAGTTGTAAAAGAATTAGGTATAAACAAAAGTACCTTTGCACTAAGTAGTACAATTTTACAAGGACTAGGTATATTTGTATCACCATTTATATCTAAAAAACTAGCAAATGGAAATATGAAAAGGATACAAAATATTAGTGTTGTTTTATTTGCATTAGTATTTGCTACATACGGCTTAGCTCAAAGTCCAATTCACCTTTATATTACTTCATTTGTATTAGGAATATTGTTTTTGTCCTCAGCAATGTTACCAGTACCTATGATGGTAACAAATTGGTTTGTTGAAAAAAAAGGATTAGCCATGAGTTTAGCTATGGGTGGAATAGGTATAGGAGGAGCTGTTCTTGGACCAATTCTTAGTTACTGTATAGGTAATTTTGGTTGGAGAAAAGCATATTTTATTATGGCAGGAATCATATTCATAATAGCTGTTCCAACTTCTATATTTATCTTTACTAAAAAACCTGAAGATAAAAACTTAAAACCTTTAGGCTACTCGGCTGATTCTACACAAAAAACTAAAAATAATTACAACGTTGTTAAATTAGGACTAAGTACTAAAGAAATATTTAAGAAATCATTTTTCTACATTTTATTATTTGGAATGATTTGTAACGGATTAATTAATACCGGTGCTTTGCAACAAATACCACCTGCATTAGGAGAAATGCATACCCCAGCTATAGCAGCTTCAATTTTATCCTTATATTCTCTAATTGGAGTATTTGGAAAATTACTTATTGGCTGGATTAATGATAAATTCGGACTTATTGCAGCAATTCTATTTGGTGGAACTTCATTTACTCTATGTTTTATAAGTATGCTTTTTGCTGAAAAAACAATGTTTTTATATGGAGTAGCTGTATTCTTAGGATTAGGAATGGCTATAGGTAATGTGCTACCACCTTTAATTACATCAGAAGTATTTGGACAAGATAAATACGGAGATATATATGGATATGTAAATAGTACAGTACAATTAGGCTTATCCTGTGGAACTTTATTAGTAGCATCCATATATGATGTAAGTGGTTCTTATAAAGTAGCTTGGATGGTAATGGCTATAATGACAGTATTAACAATAGTAAGTTGGATATATTCTTATATTAGTTCTAAAAAATATAGGATTAATAACAATACTAAAACAAAAGAAAAAATCACTTTATAA
- a CDS encoding helix-turn-helix domain-containing protein — protein MNDNKFNISNIDLNKNKIIEKYTFETTILFQLKGITNIYSDGNNYNMSKGNIMIINRNRSFILENISEVGNILMMITINNSYFISIYDEFTSATFELFPDEEKTGKSRSINELRVELARLLMYYSNPSSTTNISMNISINKIMLYLISYFNKERDIKNTYVKNQKIIDILKYMDKNYDKKISIDGLAQKYYMSSSTLSKLFKEETGELFSKYLNDLRSTKSLKDLLYSSLSIEEIALKNGFGNGRTYRRGFKEVFGCTPSQYRKQNNGDTKDFISDSKSDELEKNKDIFEILYSYINSPVENIKQEYIVENNKKLIIDSSINRGQINPKKIIHVGSLDLLLDCENFDELEMIKEDIGINYIGISSIYTSYPDSYLEYEVDDYYVFSKFGKFDSIVETLIQNSIGIFYQISISDIINKKNNYYWQMLNFFKNYKNIYGKLFFNNIRINCIFDFDNIEKSYSIFKMIYKQGKLIDNGLEIGASIPLKYPNYSFSSEKEREIYIKKVVPFCDFLSYSSDPNRIYKYNKNEITNMDFFNEFVYKEIINIKNIVQQWNSNIPIVLSEWNTLTGEKQSINGTFFRAAIILQEVLKLDLLIEAYGFWLNAGIYMNYKFDKENKFNGLELFHNYKGKKPVYNVLLLASRLKGNVRFLGKECMLLQEGDNYQLLLWNPNYFNPNLSEQIRFLESKTVLYNIEIPDIKGNYYQVKRFDFSRNSGAIYYLFQNFKSRYPLDLEARKYLSTMSTPKISIFDVSIQDGFNYSFILDTNAIVLLEFKAIYK, from the coding sequence ATGAACGATAATAAATTTAATATTTCAAATATAGATTTAAATAAAAATAAAATTATAGAAAAATATACTTTTGAAACTACAATTCTATTTCAATTAAAAGGAATTACAAATATATATTCAGATGGGAATAACTATAATATGAGTAAGGGAAATATTATGATAATAAATAGAAATAGAAGTTTCATTCTAGAAAATATTAGTGAAGTAGGTAATATATTGATGATGATTACTATAAATAATTCCTATTTTATATCTATTTATGATGAATTTACCTCAGCAACTTTTGAACTATTCCCAGATGAAGAAAAAACAGGTAAATCAAGATCTATAAATGAGTTGAGGGTAGAGTTAGCAAGACTTTTAATGTATTATTCAAATCCTTCATCAACAACTAATATAAGTATGAATATATCTATAAATAAAATTATGTTATATTTAATTTCTTATTTTAATAAAGAAAGAGATATAAAAAATACATATGTGAAAAATCAAAAAATAATAGATATATTGAAATATATGGATAAAAATTATGACAAAAAAATAAGTATAGATGGTCTAGCGCAAAAATATTATATGTCATCATCTACTTTATCAAAATTATTTAAAGAGGAGACCGGAGAATTATTTTCCAAATATTTAAATGACTTAAGGTCTACAAAGAGTCTTAAAGATTTATTATATTCTAGTCTTAGTATAGAGGAAATAGCATTGAAAAATGGTTTTGGAAACGGTAGAACTTATAGAAGAGGATTTAAAGAAGTTTTTGGTTGTACTCCATCTCAATATAGAAAACAAAACAATGGAGATACTAAAGATTTTATTTCTGATAGTAAAAGCGATGAATTGGAAAAAAATAAAGATATTTTTGAAATCTTATATTCCTATATAAATTCACCGGTAGAAAATATAAAACAAGAATATATAGTAGAAAATAATAAAAAACTTATAATTGATTCTTCTATAAATAGAGGCCAAATTAATCCGAAGAAAATAATTCATGTAGGCTCCTTGGATTTATTATTAGATTGCGAAAATTTTGATGAATTAGAAATGATTAAAGAGGATATAGGAATAAATTATATTGGAATATCAAGTATATATACTTCATATCCGGATTCATATTTAGAATATGAAGTAGATGATTATTATGTTTTTTCTAAATTTGGAAAATTTGATTCTATTGTTGAAACTTTAATACAAAACTCCATTGGTATTTTTTATCAAATATCAATTTCAGATATAATCAATAAAAAAAATAATTATTATTGGCAAATGTTAAATTTTTTCAAAAATTATAAAAATATTTATGGAAAATTGTTTTTTAATAATATAAGAATAAATTGTATATTTGATTTTGATAATATTGAAAAAAGTTACTCGATTTTTAAAATGATTTATAAACAGGGGAAACTAATTGATAATGGGTTAGAAATTGGTGCATCTATTCCTTTAAAATATCCTAATTATTCATTTAGTAGTGAAAAAGAGCGAGAGATTTATATAAAAAAAGTTGTTCCTTTTTGTGACTTTTTAAGTTATTCTTCAGATCCTAATAGAATATATAAGTACAATAAAAATGAAATTACAAATATGGATTTTTTTAATGAATTTGTATATAAAGAAATAATAAATATAAAGAATATAGTTCAGCAATGGAACAGCAATATACCCATAGTTTTAAGTGAGTGGAATACTTTAACAGGAGAAAAACAAAGTATCAATGGTACTTTTTTCAGAGCTGCTATTATTTTGCAGGAAGTGCTGAAGTTAGACCTGTTAATAGAAGCTTATGGATTTTGGTTGAATGCGGGAATTTATATGAATTATAAATTTGATAAGGAAAACAAATTTAATGGTTTAGAACTATTTCATAATTACAAGGGTAAAAAGCCGGTATATAATGTTTTGTTACTGGCTTCAAGACTAAAAGGGAATGTAAGGTTCTTAGGAAAAGAATGTATGTTATTACAAGAAGGTGATAACTATCAACTTTTACTATGGAATCCAAATTATTTTAATCCTAATTTAAGCGAACAGATTCGATTCTTAGAAAGTAAAACTGTTCTTTATAATATAGAAATTCCGGATATAAAAGGTAATTATTACCAGGTTAAAAGATTTGATTTTTCTAGAAATAGTGGAGCTATATACTATTTATTTCAAAATTTTAAATCAAGATATCCTTTAGACTTAGAGGCAAGAAAATATTTAAGCACCATGTCAACTCCTAAAATTTCCATTTTTGATGTTAGTATTCAAGATGGCTTTAATTATAGTTTTATTTTAGATACAAATGCAATTGTACTTTTAGAGTTCAAAGCGATATATAAGTAA
- a CDS encoding Na/Pi cotransporter family protein has translation MSIAYVFALLGGLALFLYGMDLMSEGLELVAGNRLHNIIEKLTSNTIKGILVGTVVTAIIQSSSATTVMAVGFVNSGLMTLQQAVGVIMGANIGTTVTGQLVALNITESAPLMAFIGFAMFKFINKNSVKYLGQVIMGLGVLFMGMTIMSDSMSPLQESETFVNIMTKISNPVMGVLVGTIFTAVIQSSSASLGILQALANKGLIAFHGAIFIVCGFNIGTCITSILSSLGSSKNGKRTATVHVLFNVFGTIIFLILLYIFPFEEIIVKLSKDLPAAQIANMHTLFNILATLILFPFSKFLATLATKLIPGKDPATEDLSLKYINIKKHHDVPLLLTDVKAEVKRMLDIAKENYRLSIELFHNYDESKYKKLLHNEDIINYLNSNITKYIIDILSEFMDDSTASSFTAYMRIVRDIERIGDHSKAIAEYAKASSERQLTYSDDCYKELKFLDKSVEQLYTVLENVADPEERRVLNYSLNKNFENKVENFRNLHIERMKDGICDPESGVFYEKTLSNYERIFSYLDNINKLFV, from the coding sequence ATGTCTATTGCTTATGTCTTTGCTCTTTTAGGAGGTCTTGCCCTGTTTTTATATGGTATGGATTTAATGAGTGAAGGATTAGAATTAGTTGCTGGAAATAGGTTACACAATATAATTGAAAAACTTACTTCCAACACTATTAAAGGTATTCTTGTTGGAACTGTTGTTACAGCCATTATACAAAGTAGTTCTGCTACAACTGTTATGGCCGTAGGTTTTGTAAATTCTGGTTTAATGACTTTACAACAAGCTGTTGGAGTTATTATGGGTGCAAACATAGGTACTACCGTTACAGGTCAACTTGTAGCCTTAAACATAACTGAATCAGCACCATTAATGGCTTTTATTGGATTTGCCATGTTTAAATTTATAAACAAGAATTCAGTAAAATATCTTGGTCAAGTTATTATGGGGTTAGGAGTTCTCTTTATGGGAATGACAATAATGTCAGACTCTATGAGTCCTCTACAGGAAAGTGAAACTTTTGTAAATATTATGACAAAAATTTCCAATCCGGTAATGGGTGTATTAGTCGGTACAATTTTTACAGCTGTTATACAATCATCTAGTGCTTCTTTAGGTATTTTACAAGCTTTAGCAAATAAGGGTCTAATTGCTTTTCACGGAGCTATTTTTATTGTTTGCGGATTCAATATAGGTACTTGTATAACCAGTATATTATCGTCATTGGGAAGTTCTAAAAATGGAAAAAGAACTGCCACTGTTCATGTTTTATTTAATGTTTTTGGAACTATTATATTTTTAATACTTTTATATATATTTCCATTTGAAGAAATAATAGTAAAGCTTTCTAAGGATTTACCGGCTGCACAAATTGCAAATATGCATACTTTGTTTAATATATTAGCTACGTTAATACTTTTCCCTTTTTCAAAGTTTTTAGCAACATTAGCTACAAAACTTATACCTGGAAAAGACCCTGCTACAGAAGACCTATCTCTTAAATATATAAACATAAAAAAACATCATGATGTGCCTTTACTTCTTACTGACGTAAAAGCAGAAGTAAAGAGAATGCTGGATATTGCAAAAGAAAATTATCGATTATCTATTGAACTATTCCATAACTATGATGAAAGTAAATATAAAAAATTATTGCATAATGAGGATATAATAAATTATTTAAACTCTAATATTACTAAGTATATTATAGATATTCTTAGCGAATTTATGGACGATTCCACTGCTTCAAGTTTTACAGCATATATGAGAATTGTAAGAGATATTGAAAGAATTGGAGACCATAGTAAGGCTATAGCTGAATATGCCAAAGCTTCATCTGAAAGACAATTAACTTATAGCGATGATTGTTATAAAGAACTTAAATTCTTAGATAAATCTGTAGAACAACTATATACCGTTCTAGAAAATGTTGCAGATCCGGAAGAAAGAAGAGTTTTAAATTATAGCTTAAATAAAAATTTTGAAAATAAAGTTGAAAATTTTAGAAATCTTCATATTGAAAGAATGAAAGATGGAATATGCGATCCTGAAAGTGGAGTTTTCTATGAAAAAACTTTAAGTAATTATGAAAGAATATTTTCATATTTAGATAATATAAATAAGCTATTTGTTTAA